From a region of the Candidatus Liberimonas magnetica genome:
- a CDS encoding Ku protein: MRALWSGLVNFGLVNIPIKIQTAVKTDTYSMHYLRKDDMCPIQYKKVCRRDGQEVPLGDIVRGYEYEKGDYVVLKEEDFQKAAVKKTYTIAIELFVNEREVDFKYIEKPYFLEPEKRSHAAYALFRSALQESGMVGIGRFVLKDREHLALLKADHEVIMLIVMRFASTLKKTSGLDLPKNADIPRNQKELALELINKHKGHFRPEQFKDNYIEQLKRIIETKKHGKTIHVEKETPQETAASDILEKLKKSLAAK, from the coding sequence ATGCGTGCATTATGGTCAGGGCTGGTAAATTTCGGATTGGTCAACATACCCATCAAGATACAGACAGCTGTAAAAACCGATACCTATTCGATGCATTATCTCAGGAAAGACGACATGTGCCCTATCCAGTATAAGAAAGTCTGCCGCAGGGACGGCCAGGAAGTGCCCTTAGGAGACATCGTGCGCGGGTACGAGTACGAAAAAGGCGATTATGTAGTGCTTAAAGAAGAGGATTTTCAAAAGGCAGCTGTAAAGAAAACATACACAATCGCAATTGAATTGTTTGTAAACGAAAGAGAGGTGGATTTTAAGTATATCGAGAAACCCTATTTTCTTGAACCGGAAAAAAGATCTCATGCGGCCTACGCTCTTTTCCGTTCTGCGCTTCAGGAATCCGGAATGGTGGGGATCGGCAGGTTCGTTTTAAAAGACCGCGAACACCTGGCGCTTCTTAAAGCCGACCACGAAGTGATAATGCTCATAGTCATGCGGTTTGCCAGTACCTTAAAGAAAACGTCCGGGCTGGACCTCCCAAAAAACGCGGATATACCGCGCAATCAGAAAGAACTGGCGCTTGAACTTATTAATAAGCATAAAGGCCATTTCAGGCCTGAACAGTTCAAGGATAATTACATAGAACAGCTTAAACGTATCATTGAAACAAAAAAACACGGCAAGACAATACATGTTGAAAAGGAAACGCCTCAAGAGACCGCAGCTTCCGACATCTTAGAGAAACTTAAAAAAAGTTTAGCAGCTAAATAA
- a CDS encoding TolC family protein, which produces MKRACQLDTSTCNYVKYHPMGLKKVAIHFLIAIALFLSAAPLPAADAVPLETLIKTAKDNNPEITAARAKAEAAVQASFAEKTWEKPKLTLEWWSIPEGKFELNKAEEKMYGIAQLIPFPGKLSLKSEAASNEAEALKWEYLNAELKIIAGLKAAYWRYWYINKSMETYLQIAEIMKNFSKISQSKYITGKASQAEALRAEVESEKILNLTITLEQEKQTVRSQINSIINKDSDETVENPAEPPTGYLQKSWAEVKSLVRLNNPEIGKAGSAVSKETALNELAKLDYLPDFDVLYRKKTLNDKPNGSDLMLGFTLPLWFWQQSSQVKQSGYNYDAAQADKRNIELTALSKAKELFSKLETDRRLLERYKDSIIPKSEQMLSVAQTQASTKDVSFIEFLDISRSYLEVKLDYYKLQVQYQENLANLEAIAGKEF; this is translated from the coding sequence ATGAAACGGGCATGCCAATTGGACACAAGCACCTGTAATTATGTAAAATACCATCCTATGGGCCTCAAAAAGGTTGCAATACACTTTTTAATAGCCATTGCTCTTTTCCTTTCTGCAGCACCGCTGCCTGCCGCCGATGCCGTGCCGCTTGAAACGCTTATCAAAACAGCTAAAGATAATAACCCTGAAATTACAGCCGCACGGGCAAAGGCCGAGGCAGCTGTTCAAGCATCTTTTGCGGAGAAAACCTGGGAAAAACCAAAGCTCACGCTTGAATGGTGGTCTATTCCCGAAGGTAAATTTGAACTTAACAAAGCCGAAGAAAAGATGTACGGCATAGCGCAGCTAATACCTTTTCCCGGTAAACTTTCATTGAAAAGCGAGGCCGCGTCCAATGAAGCCGAAGCCTTAAAATGGGAATATCTTAACGCAGAATTAAAAATAATCGCAGGCCTAAAAGCTGCTTATTGGCGGTATTGGTACATAAACAAATCCATGGAAACATACCTCCAGATAGCGGAGATAATGAAGAATTTCAGCAAAATATCCCAGTCTAAATATATTACAGGGAAAGCCTCCCAGGCCGAAGCGCTGCGCGCTGAGGTGGAAAGCGAAAAAATCTTAAATTTAACCATAACCCTGGAACAGGAAAAGCAAACCGTAAGGTCGCAAATAAACAGTATAATAAACAAAGATTCAGATGAAACAGTTGAAAACCCTGCCGAACCGCCAACAGGTTACCTTCAAAAATCCTGGGCTGAAGTAAAATCGCTGGTGCGATTAAATAACCCTGAAATCGGAAAAGCCGGCTCCGCTGTTTCAAAAGAAACAGCTTTAAACGAGCTTGCGAAACTTGATTACCTGCCGGACTTTGACGTTTTATACAGGAAGAAAACCCTGAATGATAAACCCAACGGAAGCGATTTGATGCTGGGGTTTACCCTCCCGTTATGGTTTTGGCAGCAGAGCTCTCAAGTAAAACAAAGCGGTTACAATTATGATGCAGCGCAGGCAGATAAAAGAAACATTGAATTAACTGCTCTATCAAAAGCAAAAGAGTTGTTTTCAAAGCTTGAAACAGACAGGCGCCTTCTTGAACGGTATAAAGACAGCATTATCCCTAAATCCGAACAGATGCTCAGCGTTGCGCAGACCCAGGCAAGCACGAAGGATGTCAGCTTTATTGAATTCCTTGATATTTCAAGGTCTTACCTTGAGGTTAAACTTGATTACTATAAGTTACAGGTTCAATACCAGGAAAACCTTGCAAACCTTGAAGCCATAGCAGGCAAAGAATTTTAA
- a CDS encoding type 1 glutamine amidotransferase translates to MNKIAILVEDNYQTLEVWYPFLRLKEENIEAVFIGTGRKEEYKSKEGYPVKVDGSIIHINPNEFGGVLIPGGYAPDILRRYAEVNEFVANMFTKGKLTAAICHGGWVLVSSGVLKGKKATGFFAIKDDMVNAGAEFINKEVVVDNNLITSRNPYDLPYFLKEILKFLKIKNH, encoded by the coding sequence ATGAACAAAATAGCTATACTAGTTGAGGACAATTATCAGACGCTTGAGGTTTGGTACCCGTTTCTGCGGCTAAAAGAGGAAAATATAGAAGCCGTTTTCATAGGAACAGGGCGAAAAGAAGAATATAAAAGCAAGGAAGGCTATCCTGTAAAAGTAGACGGCTCAATAATACATATTAATCCCAACGAATTTGGCGGTGTTCTTATACCAGGCGGTTATGCTCCGGATATCCTGAGGAGGTACGCTGAGGTAAATGAATTTGTTGCTAATATGTTTACTAAGGGCAAGCTAACCGCTGCTATCTGCCACGGCGGCTGGGTGCTTGTATCCTCAGGCGTGCTTAAAGGAAAAAAAGCAACTGGATTCTTTGCTATAAAAGACGATATGGTAAATGCCGGGGCAGAGTTTATTAATAAGGAGGTAGTAGTAGACAATAACCTTATCACTTCAAGAAACCCCTACGACCTGCCTTATTTTTTGAAAGAAATATTAAAATTTTTAAAAATTAAAAATCACTGA
- a CDS encoding TVP38/TMEM64 family protein: MQDNTQVNNHSTVSSRTLGHSLKKILILFLFIGLFIFLSHYLGLGSSLGLARDWIKSLGYMGPVAFIFIYAFAVTALFPGSALTVAAGALFGSFWGIVIVSVASTLGSGLSFLIARYFARDFVEHWVQKQKKFKKLDELVKTHGEIIVAVTRLVPLFPYTLLNYGFGLTKISFKTYISWSWLCMLPGTVLYVVGSDAVVETIINKKVEPGRIIALVVVLVFIGAAAKYAKQILKRSLQ, encoded by the coding sequence ATGCAAGACAACACACAGGTAAATAATCATTCAACAGTTTCTTCCCGGACATTAGGCCACTCCCTTAAAAAGATATTGATTCTTTTCCTTTTCATAGGCCTGTTTATTTTTTTGTCACACTACCTTGGCTTGGGAAGCAGCTTAGGACTGGCCCGGGACTGGATCAAATCGCTCGGATATATGGGCCCGGTTGCATTTATCTTCATTTATGCATTTGCTGTCACTGCCTTGTTTCCAGGTTCAGCGCTCACGGTCGCTGCAGGAGCGTTGTTTGGCTCATTTTGGGGTATAGTGATAGTAAGCGTTGCCTCAACTCTGGGCTCCGGGCTGTCATTTCTTATCGCCAGATACTTTGCACGGGATTTTGTCGAACACTGGGTACAAAAACAGAAAAAATTTAAAAAACTCGATGAACTTGTCAAAACTCACGGCGAAATTATCGTAGCTGTAACAAGGCTGGTTCCGTTATTCCCCTACACCTTATTAAATTATGGTTTTGGCCTGACAAAAATATCCTTTAAGACATATATTTCCTGGTCCTGGCTGTGCATGCTGCCCGGTACTGTGCTGTACGTTGTGGGCTCGGATGCTGTAGTGGAAACCATCATAAACAAAAAAGTAGAGCCGGGCCGGATAATCGCTCTTGTTGTTGTTTTGGTTTTTATAGGCGCGGCTGCAAAATATGCAAAACAAATTCTAAAACGGAGCCTGCAATAA
- the ligD gene encoding DNA ligase D has translation MILKEYRKKRNFAKTPEPPALVRKTEGFRFVVHKHRATRLHYDLRLEHHGVLKSWAVPKGITNNPGEKHLAILVEDHPFEYKDFEGRIPKGNYGAGEVIIWDEGTYTPVGTNMPSSRPAMERRLARALSKGHVSIRLEGKKLHGEFYLIRLKNRENQWLIIKKADEYAKAQTLSDTSARSGKTLEDIANEKPEPQYKPAGLKVTGIDFKGALKSPMPAFVEPMLATLSDAPFDRGGWAFEVKWDGYRCIARIDNEKVTLYSRNAKVYNDTFPAIAEAFKGARFNAIFDGEVVAVDREGRSDFGMLQDYIKNQKGTIIYYVFDCLYLGSYDLRALPLVRRKEILSKILPVSGTVRLSGHVETKGTGFYHAAEQNGLEGIIAKKLDSPYLAGARSRDWLKIKTQKRQEAVICGFTEGRSSRKYFGALVLGVYKDGKLKFAGHAGGGFDEEGLKEMYAKLKPLITKLCPFEHKPKTNMPVTWVKPELIVEVKFREWTKDGMMRQPIVLGLRDDKDPSRVVLEENEGLSTKKQFIDTKVVLTNLDKVFWPKEGLTKKDVIEYYWRLADIILPYLKGRPQSLNRHPNGITGKNFFQKDMERLAPEWAETMKVSEGGDITYLLCQERDTLIFLANLGCIEINVWNSVAGKLDKPDYVVLDFDPVEVPFSEVVEAVLATKEVLDQIGAPGFCKTSGSKGMHIYIPILPVYGFDQAKNFAHLINMVVKRRLPKTVSLERVPEKRKGLVYLDYLQNTFGATMAAPYSLRPREGAPVSTPLGWDEVNTKLNPLEFNIHTVPGRIGKKGDPWKGMFKQMLDLSKTLDKLQKLLG, from the coding sequence ATGATATTAAAAGAATACCGCAAAAAAAGGAATTTTGCAAAAACCCCGGAACCTCCCGCTTTAGTGCGAAAGACAGAGGGGTTTCGTTTTGTCGTGCACAAGCACCGCGCAACGCGGCTTCATTATGACCTGCGCCTTGAGCACCACGGCGTGCTCAAAAGCTGGGCAGTGCCGAAAGGGATAACGAATAATCCGGGCGAGAAACACCTTGCTATACTTGTAGAGGACCACCCGTTCGAGTACAAGGATTTCGAGGGGCGTATCCCCAAAGGCAATTATGGGGCAGGCGAGGTTATAATCTGGGATGAAGGAACTTATACTCCTGTCGGCACTAACATGCCTTCCTCACGCCCGGCAATGGAAAGGCGCCTGGCCAGGGCTTTAAGTAAAGGCCACGTGAGCATAAGGCTTGAAGGAAAAAAACTGCACGGCGAATTTTATCTTATACGGTTAAAAAACCGTGAAAACCAGTGGCTGATAATCAAAAAAGCCGATGAATACGCAAAAGCGCAAACCCTTAGCGACACTTCGGCGCGTTCAGGAAAAACACTTGAAGATATAGCTAATGAAAAACCAGAGCCTCAGTATAAACCCGCCGGGCTAAAGGTTACCGGAATTGATTTTAAGGGAGCGTTAAAAAGCCCTATGCCGGCTTTTGTCGAGCCTATGCTTGCTACCCTGAGCGATGCGCCTTTTGACCGCGGCGGCTGGGCATTTGAGGTCAAGTGGGACGGGTACCGGTGTATAGCAAGAATTGATAACGAAAAAGTAACCCTGTACTCGAGGAACGCTAAAGTTTATAACGATACGTTCCCGGCTATAGCCGAGGCTTTTAAAGGAGCGCGGTTCAATGCCATTTTTGACGGAGAGGTCGTGGCTGTTGATAGAGAGGGGCGAAGTGATTTCGGGATGCTTCAGGATTATATAAAGAACCAAAAAGGAACGATAATTTATTATGTTTTTGATTGCCTTTATCTAGGCTCATACGACCTGCGTGCCCTGCCTCTTGTGCGCAGAAAAGAAATACTTTCAAAGATACTGCCTGTATCCGGAACGGTGCGGTTGAGCGGGCATGTCGAAACAAAAGGTACAGGGTTTTATCATGCGGCAGAACAAAACGGTTTAGAAGGCATAATAGCAAAAAAACTCGACAGCCCTTACCTTGCCGGAGCCCGCTCGCGGGATTGGCTTAAGATAAAAACACAGAAACGTCAGGAAGCGGTTATCTGCGGTTTTACCGAAGGGCGTTCTTCACGGAAATATTTCGGCGCCCTGGTGCTTGGCGTATACAAAGACGGGAAACTTAAGTTTGCCGGGCATGCGGGCGGCGGATTTGATGAAGAAGGCTTGAAGGAAATGTATGCCAAACTAAAACCCCTTATAACAAAATTATGCCCGTTCGAGCACAAGCCAAAAACCAATATGCCGGTTACCTGGGTGAAACCAGAACTTATAGTTGAGGTAAAATTCAGAGAATGGACTAAGGACGGTATGATGAGGCAGCCGATAGTCCTGGGCCTGCGCGATGATAAAGATCCGTCCAGGGTTGTCCTCGAGGAAAATGAAGGTTTGAGCACAAAAAAACAATTCATAGATACAAAAGTAGTTTTGACTAACCTGGACAAAGTTTTCTGGCCTAAGGAAGGGTTGACTAAAAAGGATGTAATAGAATATTACTGGCGCCTGGCTGATATTATCCTGCCTTACCTCAAAGGCCGGCCCCAGTCTCTTAACCGCCATCCTAACGGAATTACGGGGAAGAATTTTTTTCAAAAAGATATGGAGCGCCTGGCTCCAGAGTGGGCAGAAACAATGAAGGTATCGGAAGGCGGGGATATAACATACCTTCTCTGCCAGGAAAGAGATACACTTATATTTCTTGCAAACCTGGGATGTATCGAAATAAACGTATGGAACTCCGTAGCAGGGAAGCTTGATAAACCCGATTACGTTGTGCTCGATTTTGACCCTGTAGAGGTGCCGTTTTCTGAAGTTGTAGAAGCTGTCCTTGCTACTAAAGAGGTTCTGGACCAGATAGGGGCACCGGGGTTTTGTAAGACGTCCGGGTCAAAAGGCATGCATATCTATATTCCAATCCTGCCTGTTTACGGATTTGACCAGGCAAAAAATTTCGCTCACCTTATTAATATGGTAGTTAAACGGCGTTTACCGAAAACAGTCAGCCTTGAGCGGGTGCCCGAAAAACGAAAAGGGCTTGTATATCTTGATTATTTGCAAAACACTTTTGGTGCTACGATGGCAGCGCCCTATTCATTGCGTCCAAGAGAAGGAGCTCCTGTTTCCACGCCTCTCGGCTGGGATGAGGTCAATACAAAGCTTAACCCGCTTGAATTCAATATCCATACTGTTCCTGGCAGGATAGGCAAAAAGGGAGACCCATGGAAAGGCATGTTCAAACAAATGCTTGACCTTTCCAAAACCCTTGATAAACTGCAAAAATTGCTGGGATAA
- a CDS encoding SRPBCC domain-containing protein, protein MVAKTKTRKELRLVHVFDAPRELVWKAWTEPEYLKKWWGPKDFTAPFINVDLRAEGKYLFCMRSPEGKDFWSTGVYKEIIKPERLVMTDSFADEKGNVVPASHYGLGEGFPLELQITVAFEEVEGKTNMVLEHAGMPKGEMLKLAKEGWNQSFDKLAGELSRIKNETEGKLVSKLDEKI, encoded by the coding sequence ATGGTTGCTAAAACTAAAACCAGAAAAGAATTAAGGCTAGTGCATGTTTTCGATGCGCCGCGTGAGTTAGTTTGGAAAGCCTGGACAGAACCGGAATACTTAAAAAAATGGTGGGGGCCGAAAGATTTTACAGCTCCTTTCATTAATGTAGACCTGCGCGCCGAGGGCAAATACCTCTTTTGCATGCGCAGCCCGGAAGGCAAAGATTTCTGGAGTACCGGGGTGTATAAGGAGATTATAAAGCCGGAGCGGCTTGTTATGACTGATTCTTTTGCGGATGAAAAAGGCAACGTTGTCCCTGCCTCCCACTACGGCCTGGGAGAGGGCTTTCCGTTAGAATTGCAGATTACAGTGGCATTTGAAGAGGTAGAAGGCAAAACAAATATGGTTCTTGAGCATGCCGGTATGCCTAAAGGAGAAATGTTAAAGCTTGCCAAGGAAGGGTGGAACCAGTCCTTTGACAAACTGGCCGGGGAATTAAGCAGGATAAAAAATGAAACGGAAGGAAAATTAGTGTCAAAACTAGATGAAAAAATATGA
- a CDS encoding efflux RND transporter periplasmic adaptor subunit, with the protein MKAKVVILVLIAMGILPIIFFASCSKKTNTPGADGSGYKVRPVKTSEIGLQAICPVTSNVFNIKKETMAIDYKGKTYFLCCPDCSTDFEKKLGIMVTHEGHDDMKAGTESKAAGAQKEISYWTCPMHPQVKDKEKGQCPVCNMDLVPVYKKEGDRITVGENTGKLLGLKSEPARYRQINKTVSLPARVAYDNDLYLAQQEYVLTFKNRQANSQNDILDAAKFRLTLLGYTESDIKILETLGQPDKSLLYPGDKAWIFADVYENDLEAVKPGKDIVALSDSYPSTRFHGKVMFVEPALNSETRSAKARIIIDNTGNLLKLEMFVNIEIKTSKGGALGVPKSAVINTGLRKVVYIDFGNGEYEPRDVATGFTGDDSIEIKQGLKSGDLVVTNGNFMLDSESQLRGNSNQSNANEGMEHKH; encoded by the coding sequence ATGAAAGCTAAAGTAGTAATTTTGGTTTTGATAGCGATGGGAATTTTACCAATAATATTTTTTGCTTCCTGTTCAAAAAAGACAAACACACCCGGAGCGGACGGTTCAGGATACAAAGTGCGCCCTGTCAAAACATCGGAAATAGGGTTGCAGGCAATATGTCCTGTAACAAGCAATGTCTTCAATATTAAAAAAGAAACAATGGCGATAGATTACAAGGGCAAAACATATTTTCTATGTTGCCCTGACTGTTCGACAGATTTTGAAAAAAAGCTCGGCATTATGGTAACCCATGAAGGCCATGATGACATGAAGGCTGGCACAGAATCGAAAGCTGCAGGGGCCCAAAAAGAAATATCATACTGGACATGCCCTATGCATCCGCAGGTAAAGGATAAAGAAAAGGGGCAATGCCCCGTATGCAACATGGATTTGGTCCCTGTTTACAAAAAAGAAGGCGACAGGATAACTGTCGGCGAGAATACCGGGAAACTGCTTGGCCTTAAAAGCGAGCCTGCACGCTACAGGCAGATAAATAAGACCGTGAGCCTTCCTGCAAGAGTAGCTTATGACAACGACCTTTACCTTGCCCAGCAGGAATATGTTTTAACCTTCAAGAACCGGCAGGCGAACAGCCAGAACGATATACTTGATGCTGCAAAGTTCCGGCTTACCCTGCTTGGCTATACTGAGAGCGACATTAAAATCCTTGAAACGCTGGGCCAGCCCGACAAATCGCTCCTTTATCCCGGCGATAAAGCCTGGATATTCGCGGATGTTTACGAAAACGACCTTGAAGCGGTAAAGCCCGGGAAAGATATAGTGGCACTGAGCGATTCCTACCCTTCAACCAGGTTCCACGGAAAAGTAATGTTTGTAGAACCTGCGCTTAATTCAGAGACGAGGTCAGCTAAAGCAAGGATAATTATAGACAATACCGGAAACCTCCTTAAACTTGAGATGTTCGTAAATATTGAAATAAAGACCTCTAAAGGCGGTGCGCTTGGAGTCCCTAAATCAGCCGTGATAAACACTGGCCTGCGAAAAGTAGTATACATAGATTTCGGAAACGGAGAATACGAGCCGCGCGACGTAGCGACAGGTTTTACCGGCGACGATTCCATAGAGATAAAACAAGGCCTTAAATCCGGCGACCTGGTAGTAACAAACGGCAACTTCATGCTCGATTCCGAGTCCCAGCTAAGAGGCAATAGTAACCAGAGCAACGCCAATGAAGGAATGGAACATAAACATTAA
- a CDS encoding FAD-dependent oxidoreductase — protein MRYEYHVIVIGAGSAGLSVASGCAAFGAKTALIEKDKMGGECLNDGCVPSKAFLKCARIAGDIKNSQEFGIATGGVKTDLKTVIARVSSVIGSIAPHDSKERFESLGVDVIKAQASFVDAHTVKAGEKTITGKYIVIASGSVPLVPQTPGLKDVPYLTNKNIFELEVLPKHLIVLGGGPIGLELSQGFRSLGSEVTVIDKLAHLFPKDDPEVAPLMEKKLHSEGIALKLSSKIVEVRGKAGEVSVITEKDGVKEEIKGDGLLLALGRAADNNGLNLDKAGVMTDNRGYIIADEKLRTNIKNIYACGDSTGLYQFTHMAGYQAELVVRNIIFPFSSKADYSCVPWAAYTKPEVAHVGYTEPWAKSLGVFGYSAMMDLGETDRAKTEKDEAGFIKLIVGKNKKIIGVTLVGERASEMIGLGILAVKKKLRPADLRSLIFCYPTESEIYKLVSDKILRGSFKPWMKTLVKKLFI, from the coding sequence ATGCGTTATGAATACCATGTAATTGTTATTGGAGCAGGGAGCGCCGGGCTTTCGGTTGCCTCGGGATGTGCGGCTTTCGGAGCAAAGACAGCGCTCATTGAGAAAGATAAAATGGGCGGGGAGTGCCTTAATGACGGCTGTGTCCCGAGCAAGGCGTTTTTAAAGTGCGCTCGTATTGCAGGCGATATTAAGAACTCACAAGAATTCGGCATAGCAACCGGAGGGGTGAAAACAGATTTAAAAACTGTAATAGCGAGAGTAAGCTCAGTTATAGGTTCTATCGCCCCTCATGATTCAAAAGAAAGGTTTGAGTCTTTGGGTGTTGATGTAATAAAAGCACAGGCAAGTTTTGTCGACGCACATACCGTTAAAGCAGGCGAAAAAACTATCACAGGCAAATATATCGTTATAGCTTCAGGTTCAGTGCCTCTGGTGCCCCAAACCCCGGGATTAAAAGACGTGCCTTACCTAACCAACAAAAACATATTTGAGTTGGAAGTTTTACCGAAACATCTTATAGTGCTAGGCGGCGGGCCTATAGGTTTGGAGTTAAGCCAGGGTTTCAGGTCTTTAGGTTCGGAAGTTACGGTCATAGACAAGCTTGCTCATTTATTCCCGAAAGACGACCCTGAAGTTGCCCCTCTTATGGAAAAAAAGCTGCATTCAGAGGGCATTGCCTTAAAGCTCTCTTCAAAGATTGTTGAGGTTAGAGGTAAGGCCGGGGAGGTATCAGTCATAACCGAAAAAGACGGGGTAAAGGAAGAAATAAAAGGAGATGGCCTGCTTCTTGCTCTTGGAAGGGCGGCTGATAACAATGGTTTAAATTTGGACAAAGCTGGTGTAATGACGGATAACAGAGGCTATATAATAGCCGATGAAAAACTTAGAACCAACATAAAAAATATTTATGCCTGTGGAGACAGTACCGGCCTATACCAGTTTACGCATATGGCAGGGTACCAGGCAGAGCTTGTGGTGCGCAACATAATATTCCCTTTTTCGTCAAAAGCAGATTATTCCTGTGTACCCTGGGCTGCCTACACAAAACCTGAAGTTGCACATGTAGGGTACACCGAACCGTGGGCAAAGTCATTGGGGGTTTTTGGCTATTCAGCCATGATGGATTTAGGAGAAACAGACAGGGCAAAAACAGAGAAAGATGAGGCAGGTTTTATAAAACTTATTGTAGGAAAAAATAAAAAGATTATAGGTGTAACTCTGGTTGGGGAAAGAGCCAGCGAAATGATTGGCCTAGGCATTCTTGCAGTGAAGAAAAAGCTGAGGCCTGCGGATTTAAGAAGCCTTATCTTCTGCTATCCTACGGAGTCCGAAATATATAAACTTGTTTCCGACAAAATACTGAGAGGTTCGTTCAAACCCTGGATGAAAACCCTGGTAAAAAAACTTTTTATTTAA
- a CDS encoding radical SAM protein, with protein MNIKDLLKKSSNKEGFTKEELAFMLSLPEDSLGSYAIMHEANRIAKALSGNKAEVHAQFALNISRCACNCQFCSFAASNEIFKEDSNIGVESAIKSAQLFESNGANAIFVMATADYPLAKYLEVSREVRKNLKSETVLIANVGDQTLKNAIKIKDCGYAGVYHALRLREGRDTNLSPEKRKESIRNFQEAGLIVGTCVEPIGPEHTDEELAEMILYTASIAPAYSGAARRITIPNSSLAKYGMISELRMAKIVAVTRLGIPRETAGNCTHEPCTLGALAGANLFWAETGANPRDIKEKTENGRGGTVEHCRKLFWETNWDVLTGPSVFYRQRPPKINEAFNYPAGLSAGPL; from the coding sequence ATGAATATTAAAGACTTGCTGAAGAAATCCTCAAACAAAGAAGGTTTTACTAAAGAAGAGTTAGCCTTCATGCTCAGCCTGCCTGAAGATTCCCTTGGGTCTTATGCGATAATGCATGAAGCAAACAGGATAGCAAAAGCCCTGAGCGGCAATAAAGCGGAAGTCCATGCACAGTTTGCTCTAAATATATCACGGTGTGCATGCAACTGCCAGTTTTGCTCTTTTGCAGCTTCAAATGAGATATTCAAGGAAGATAGCAATATCGGCGTTGAAAGCGCAATTAAGTCTGCTCAGTTGTTCGAATCTAACGGAGCGAATGCTATTTTTGTAATGGCTACAGCGGATTATCCGCTGGCTAAGTATCTGGAAGTTTCAAGGGAAGTAAGAAAAAACTTGAAATCTGAAACTGTCTTGATAGCTAATGTGGGGGATCAAACCCTGAAAAATGCAATAAAGATAAAGGATTGCGGCTACGCAGGAGTTTATCATGCGCTTCGTTTAAGGGAAGGCAGGGATACAAATCTTAGCCCGGAAAAAAGAAAAGAAAGCATAAGAAACTTTCAGGAAGCAGGGCTGATAGTAGGGACCTGTGTTGAACCCATAGGGCCTGAACATACAGATGAGGAACTGGCAGAGATGATACTCTACACCGCTTCAATCGCTCCGGCATACAGCGGCGCTGCAAGAAGGATAACTATCCCTAATTCCTCTCTTGCAAAATACGGAATGATTTCGGAACTTCGTATGGCCAAGATCGTGGCAGTGACCCGATTGGGAATTCCCCGGGAAACGGCCGGGAATTGTACCCATGAACCATGCACCCTGGGAGCTTTGGCAGGCGCTAACCTCTTCTGGGCGGAAACAGGAGCAAACCCAAGGGACATAAAAGAAAAAACCGAAAACGGCCGCGGAGGCACGGTAGAACACTGCAGAAAACTGTTCTGGGAAACAAACTGGGATGTTTTAACCGGCCCGTCTGTTTTTTACAGGCAAAGGCCGCCAAAAATAAATGAAGCCTTTAATTATCCTGCAGGGCTAAGCGCAGGGCCGTTATGA
- a CDS encoding TIGR04282 family arsenosugar biosynthesis glycosyltransferase — protein sequence MKSKLKNCIVVFTKYPETGKVKTRLAKDIGGIEASEVYSILAKKTICSAKKTGHDVIIACYSGKDKDKTVKWLGARYDYLLQKGRDIGMRMKNAFLAAFNKGYKKVVIIGCDVPELCVSIINEAFKKLSINNIVIGPAFDGGYYLIGFNKKGFYKNVFSKVKWGTDKVLKQTLAKLKTSKTKPLLLKQLNDIDTIKDLKNWKHK from the coding sequence ATGAAAAGTAAGTTAAAAAACTGTATCGTTGTTTTCACCAAATACCCTGAGACGGGAAAGGTAAAGACAAGGCTGGCAAAGGATATCGGTGGCATAGAGGCCTCGGAGGTATATTCGATTTTAGCAAAAAAGACTATTTGCTCTGCTAAAAAAACCGGCCATGATGTGATAATAGCCTGCTATTCCGGTAAAGATAAGGACAAGACAGTAAAGTGGCTTGGAGCCCGGTACGATTACTTATTGCAGAAGGGCAGGGATATCGGCATGAGGATGAAAAACGCTTTTCTTGCGGCTTTCAACAAGGGTTATAAGAAAGTTGTAATAATTGGGTGCGATGTGCCTGAATTGTGCGTGTCAATCATAAATGAAGCTTTTAAAAAATTGAGTATAAACAATATTGTGATAGGCCCTGCTTTTGACGGCGGGTATTACCTGATAGGGTTCAATAAAAAAGGGTTTTATAAAAACGTTTTTTCTAAAGTAAAATGGGGCACGGATAAAGTCTTAAAACAAACTCTGGCTAAATTAAAAACCTCTAAGACAAAACCTTTGCTTCTAAAACAACTTAATGACATAGATACTATTAAAGACCTGAAAAACTGGAAGCATAAATAA